The Montipora capricornis isolate CH-2021 chromosome 6, ASM3666992v2, whole genome shotgun sequence genome has a window encoding:
- the LOC138054639 gene encoding uncharacterized protein, giving the protein MIGLDENVEKYDSIAPFTQNVEYQDEAEGLQDLHPDFNENYDLSDDVGIPSTATNTEPLILNELQDQDYRQLVQTLNKKQKEFFYHILHLIKTSDKPFYYFLSGGAGVGKSHLVKSLYQAALKYYNSKAGEDFNEVKILLLAPTGKAAFGIKGNTIHSTFAIPVCQSLKNYKPLDSSRLNTLRCKLHAVKLIFLDEISMVGNTMFNIQINNRLKDIKGSREFFGGVSIIALGDLFQLEPVMDSYVFKNMKNAEYAALAPNIWQELFTMFELDEIMRQRDSKAFAEILNRLREGNHTPEDIAKLKQRCISENCPNYPLDIPHLFIQNSKVDEFNNKVHLAATGDKYNIRAIDSVIGANSAELRDKILKQIPLDPRKTKQLASNLQLAAGERTELVVNLRTDDGMTNGAGNIIKRIQLHDRNKPSGVIWVQFDHADVGEKTRHDNKHLYVNNIDRAWTPIKPTTVQFAVGRTQTAQVVRKQFPLRPAAAKTIHRSQGDTETKIVVNFNTRRTIPHIHYVGLSRVTTIEGLYITDLCENKIAVNSQVKDEMQHLRTHRHLKLSVTPIYNTDETAFKICFLNTRSLHRHIEDIRKDMNYTSVDVNIFSETRLSHLDKDSDYAITGYSLFRNDNCSTTINTRPYGGTAVYSKTPFAPGYPLCKNSHGIEITIIKVITYPNLTIIGVYRSPKVPVTQMCTALTQILNLYISEYSIFIGDFNVNWLNQKDITHLHNLFITQNNYRQLVSCYTTDNRTTIDHIYTNLPEPEVTFHILETYFSDHKAICASIQPKTLY; this is encoded by the coding sequence ATGATTGGTCttgatgaaaatgttgaaaaatatgaCTCAATAGCaccatttacacaaaatgtagAATACCAAGATGAAGCCGAGGGTCTTCAAGACTTGCATCCTGATTTCAATGAAAACTATGATTTGTCAGATGACGTTGGAATTCCTTCTACAGCAACAAATACTGAACCATTAATATTAAATGAATTACAAGACCAAGATTACCGACAGTTAGTACAAACACTAAACAAGAAGCAAAAAGAATTTTTCTATCATATCTTGCATCTTATAAAAACATCTGACAAACCATTCTACTATTTCCTGTCTGGTGGAGCTGGTGTGGGTAAATCCCATCTTGTCAAATCACTATATCAAGCAGCACTAAAATATTACAACTCAAAAGCTGGCGAGGACTTTAATGAGGTAAAAATATTATTGCTTGCACCAACTGGAAAAGCTGCTTTTGGCATCAAAGGTAATACAATACATAGTACTTTTGCAATTCCAGTCTGCCAATCGCTAAAGAATTACAAACCTCTTGACTCAAGCAGACTTAACACCCTTAGATGTAAACTACATGCTGTAAAACTAATATTTCTAGATGAGATTTCTATGGTAGGCAATACTATGTttaatatacaaataaataatagaCTAAAAGATATAAAGGGTAGCAGAGAATTCTTTGGAGGTGTAAGCATCATTGCATTAGGTGACTTGTTTCAGCTCGAACCAGTCATGGATAGCTATGTCTTTAAGAACATGAAAAATGCAGAATATGCAGCTCTTGCCCCGAATATATGGCAGGAACTTTTCACAATGTTTGAACTAGATGAAATTATGAGACAAAGAGACAGTAAAGCATTTGCTGAAATTCTTAACAGGTTAAGGGAAGGTAACCACACTCCTGAGGACATTGCAAAACTAAAACAAAGATGCATTTCAGAAAATTGTCCAAATTACCCACTTGACATTCCTCACTTGTTCatacaaaattctaaagttgacgaatttaataacaaagttCACTTGGCAGCAACTGGTGATAAATATAACATCAGAGCAATAGATAGTGTGATAGGCGCTAACTCTGCGGAACTTAGAGACAAGATATTAAAGCAAATACCACTTGATCCTAGGAAAACTAAGCAGTTAGCTTCAAATCTTCAACTTGCTGCGGGTGAGAGAACAGAACTAGTAGTAAATCTAAGAACTGATGATGGTATGACAAATGGAGCTGGCAATATAATAAAGAGAATACAATTACATGACAGAAATAAACCATCTGGTGTAATATGGGTACAATTTGATCATGCAGATGTGGGAGAAAAAACCAGACACGATAACAAGCATTTGTATGTAAACAATATCGATAGAGCATGGACTCCAATAAAACCTACAACTGTACAATTTGCTGTTGGAAGAACTCAAACAGCTCAAGTTGTAAGAAAACAGTTCCCCCTGAGACCTGCAGCTGCTAAAACCATACACAGATCACAAGGTGATACTGAGACTAAAATAGTTGTTAACTTCAACACTAGAAGAACGATACCTCACATACATTATGTAGGATTGAGTAGAGTAACAACCATTGAAGGACTATATATCACTGACCTTTGCGAAAATAAAATAGCTGTTAATTCTCAAGTAAAAGATGAAATGCAACATTTGCGAACTCACAGACATCTCAAACTTTCTGTTACTCCTATCTATAATACAGACGAGActgcttttaaaatttgtttccttAACACAAGATCATTACATAGACATATTGAAGATATACGCAAAGACATGAACTATACAAGTGTTGATGTCAATATTTTCTCAGAAACAAGACTGAGTCATTTGGACAAAGATTCTGACTATGCCATAACAGGATATTCTCTATTTAGAAATGACAATTGCTCAACTACTATCAATACTAGGCCTTATGGTGGCACAGCAGTATACAGTAAAACTCCTTTTGCTCCTGGGTATCCACTTTGCAAAAACAGTCATGGAATTGAGATAACTATTATAAAAGTCATCACATATCCAAATCTTACAATCATAGGTGTTTACCGTTCACCAAAAGTACCAGTAACCCAAATGTGTACTGCACTTACACAAATTCTAAATCTGTATATTTCTGAGTACAGTATTTTTATTGGTGATTTTAATGTCAATTGGTTGAACCAAAAAGACATAACTCATCTTCATAACTTATTTAtaacacaaaataattatagacAATTAGTATCATGCTATACTACTGATAACAGAACCACAATTGACCATATCTATACTAATTTGCCTGAACCAGAAGTCACTTTTCACATTTTAGAAACTTATTTCTCTGATCACAAAGCAATATGTGCATCCATTCAACCAAAAACTTTGTACTAA